AGTAAACACCTTGGAAAGCCAATGTTGCCTGTTAATAAGTTTGCAAACTTTCCCACTCAAACTGTACCTTCTCTGTTTATTATCAGTAGCAGAAACGTTTTTTTTCCAGTAGAAACctgcaattaaaatgttttctttaggcTCAACTGTTATTCAGTTGGACTCAGCTTGTGGATATAACCTCCAACAAATGATGTCAAATCTCAATTATCTTTCCCCTCCTTGTTTTTACCTTCTTCCAACATACACAGGCAGTAAATAACCGCTCGACTGTTTGCATGGCAGCCACTTGGGACACAATATCCTCTTGTTTGTTGAGCGTCTCTGTAGTTGCGTCACTGGTTCTAAAAAtacaccctcctcctcctgctcttcctcctccctctctgcctgGCTCACATTGTGTTTCTCTGGCTCTCCGTCTGATCCGCACGGGCGGAGAAAGGGGAGGAACCAGCGCTATAATCCAGGCTGTTTTACTGACTTCAGCGGGCACCGGTGATGTCACAGTGATGTCAATGCCTGTAATTGTAATCGGGCTGCAAAGTTGGAGTGTGAGCACTCTGAAAGAgggagagcagagagaaaacagggAGTACAGAAGGagatttagattaaaaaagaagTAGAGGAGGATTTTTGGAAGATTCTTTGCTGAGGTTTTTTCCTTCCTGCCGTGGTGCTGGATTATTGGAAACAAGAAATGGCTGTTACTGGAGATGAGACTGAGTCAGGTAGTTTACTCACTTATTTTTGTACTTATTTAAGGTGCTAAATGTTAGTTATGGGTGCTTTTTTGTGAAATGGAAACTATGTATATCTGTAAGTGTAAATTGATCCATTTGGATAAACTGAGAAATAGATTTGGACATTGTAgctttatgcttttatttggaaataagAGTCTGCAATAATAATCTGCAaacagtttatttgtgtagagCTGTCTTTTCTGAAGCAGTAAAACACACAGATCTACTTAAGTGGTTGTCAGGCAGGCAGggagggaggaggtgaaggagcgGGGCGAGTGGGAGGACTGGTGGTGGAGGGGGGTGAGATAGATGCTGCTTTGACGTCACCGTGTTTCCTGGAACACAAGCAAGGCAGCGAAGAGAGAATGCAAAACGTGCGAGAGAGACGCACATGCTGACGTCAGCACGGCCCGAGTCACTGCGATATCACAACCTGAGAGAAAGAGAGTGCAGcgctctttgtgtgtgtgtgtgttggtgtgtgtgtgtgtgtgtgtgtgtgtgtgtgtgcacctgTTGCGTCTCTTTttgaatgagtgtgtgtgtttagaagACTGAAGCTATGTTAgtgcagagagaaaaggagaagcGGGAACAGAGCAGAGCAGTTACTTGTTGAGTCACTTGTGACTCAACTCAAGAAGAACATGAAACCACAAACAGAGCTGCTGTTCCCCCCACCTCACCACAGATGActttactttcctttttaagaaaatgctgCTTTCCCGCAGTTATCAGCAGCCAGCAGGGCTTTGATAAACACAGCGCCACCTCCCAAGTACAAATGCTTTTTCCTCCATGCTGATAATGTTTAGcttgaatgaatatttttgaaaatgactattatttgtttgattttggcccttaaaagaatgaaagaaagcaATATATTATAATCTGACCATCTTTGAATAAAAGGAGGAGGGGAATTAAGTCATTCATTATAAATGTTGTTCCAACTATGCTTTATGATTCTTGTGGTTGTAACCTTGAGAAATAACCAGTTTGATTGTATTTATGCAAACacaatttacttatttaatgtAGAACAGAAAAGCTGCTGCTATATAATCTAATATTTATTGTCACAGTTATAGTTTtgaaggttctgggttcaaatcccaagCTCTAAACATGCATGCATGGTTTCCTCccacactttaaaaacatgactgttaggttaactggtctctgtTAGGTATAGGTGTGTGCATGGTTGGATGTCCTGCATGTCTCCATGTTGCCTGTCAATCATTACAGAGTGTACCCCACCTCTGGTCCAATGGCcgctggagataagcaccaaAATGGATAGTAGTTTAGAAATATCCTTCCTTTTACCtgaagttcattttaaaaagtaacactTGGATTAAATCTAATGTCAGCTCTCCCCAATGCCCTTTAATACTGCAACTGCATTTGCATTAATAAGAGTAACAGGTGCCCACTGTGATAGTCCCTATTTTCCACATTTGGAAATATTCTCCATCGACTTGAATGTGTCCTTCTGTTAAGTGTGTTGGCCTTTTTTCAGCCAGTTGAcaggcagtgtgcagcaacagttCCACACTTCCAGTCCTGTCAatgaaattactttaaattggGGATGTACTGATTTGAAAGTTTGGGCCAATATTAATATCcaacattaatattgttgttatGGCCAATaaccaatatatatatttcactaccatttggaaaaataacaaCCAGAAACAGAtggcagcaagaaaaaaaatgaatattggTTGTTCATATCAACTCAGTTTATTCATCAGACCGATACCAATGTGTTAAAGAGAGACTAAAACCAACCGATATGATGTTAGTGCGGATATATTGTGCATCTCTACTTTAAGccacagtaaaatgttttggaagcCTCCACCCTGATAATTGACCCATGGCTTGTTCCAAGCATATATTTTCTGGGATCTGCTGATTCTGGTCTACAGTACTAACCCCGATGTAGCAAATGTGAAACATATAAATGCttcttcttaaaaatgtaaccaTTCTTTACTTTGTGCTGCTGACTGCATAAGAAACTGTTGAAAAGTCAgtttaatcaatcaaacagATCCATCAATCTGTCTTCCAGAAAGGAATTTAAAGTTCTTCGCAGAAAGTAGAGAGCATAATCATCAAcagataaacaacaaaataagcaaaaataagtGAAACCAATCATAAACTCTATCACCTCCTGTATAGACAGTAGGAGGTGATGGAGCACCTTCCCATTTTCTCCTGGACAAAAAAGTGCCctgatgaaatatttctttttttttttttctaaacagtgTGTGGCCCAAGACAGCCTGTGGTTATTGATTAGAAACTTGTGTTCAATCTGTCCGTGTGAAAACATCTCACACTACCAAGGCAGTTGCAGAAGGTGCCCTTTTCTCCACTTGAGCTCCTGCTCCCCAAATGTCTGTGCACggctctgtgtttttatttggatgcATTTTGAGACGAAGGAACGGACTGCATTCCGTCTCTCTTTTCTCCTGCCGATCAGACATGTGACTTCCAGCCACTACTGCCGTTTAATCCTGGAGCGTCAGTGACTGGTTAAGTCATTTAcaagcagaaaatgaatgaacacaTAAATGACTTTCGGCAGCTGATTTGCTGTTTATAGATAATTGCTTTCAGGGACACAGGAATTTGGACCATGATGACTCCTTTCAAACGAACAGGTTTAATTCAGAGTTTACAATGGCATGTTTATATGTGGCACTTTAAAGCACCGCATATAAACATAATAAagtaaaagctgcaaaaattGCACaccatgtttatattttatgcaatttGCATAAGTTTGCAGAGTGGTCAgtaatgctttgttttttttttcttgttggcCCACAGCTGCCACAGGAGACATGCCAGCCTACCAGCTGCGATCGCCCAACTCGGGCCTGGCTCAGAGCATCATGATGGCTGCGTCTCCCAGCAGCATGCAGAGCCCGTCGTCGCAGCACGCCGAGGAGATCACCCGCAAGAGGGAGGTCAGGCTGATGAAAAACAGGTAGGAAACAGAAACTTCAAcagctgcaaaacattttctttccgataaatgaatgaaactgGAACGGACATGGCATAGTTTTGGGCTTAAACCAATAAACTAGAATGATTCTTGTTACTGACTAGATTCTTATTGACCAATGACATTGAAGCTCTAAATCTGAATTTGACATGAATGAGCTTCAAGTATTAGACACACATTGCTCTGAAACGTTTtccatcaaaaatataaatttgagtTCATCTTAATCTAATGAAATTGCTCTCAGTATAATTTTAAGTATTTCAAATGATGGTATTATGTAGTATACTatagaattttttaaaagttgaatgtCTGTCCCAAAGTACACCAGCAGTTGCAATATATTAGCCACAGCTTAATTATTGAGTGTTAAAATgcaaagataaaatgtttctgtaaacattCTATATCTTATTTCACagttcattaattttatttagtattttcatgtcttttatGAGTACAAacacatattaaaaaatatttcaattctgAAAGGTTGTAAGAATTAGTTGGAtacattgtttttgctttgtaaatgaaaatctgtCTGAAGGAGTTAAACCAGTGTCGTTTTATCAGTTTCATCACTAACCGTTGGGTTTCTCCTCCCGTTTCTGCAGGGAGGCGGCGCGCGAGTGCcgcaggaaaaagaaagaatacgTCAAATGTCTGGAAAACCGTGTAGCTGTgctggaaaaccaaaacaagacaCTGATTGAAGAGCTGAAAGCACTGAAGGACATTTACTGTCACAAAGCCGAGTAGCCGAAGACACTTCAAAGACTGCTGCAACATATCAGAAAAAAAGGACtacagaacaaaaaataaactgctttaatcgtctttgtttctttgctcaCTCAGGCCTGACGTATGCCAAAATTATAAAGTGTTGTGGAGATTTCAGACAGCGCGAGCTTGCCAGTTTTGCTCTTGTTCTTAACCTGTGCTCTTTGCATGTGGAGATTCCTGAGTGTCGTAAACTCTGCGCTTGCTGTCGCTGTTGTGCGTGAGGCGAGGCGAGGCCAGCCAACGAGAGCCGGTCAAACGGAGGGGGAGACAGGAAGAGGAGCCGCAGATGCTTCCTGGAAATCAACTGAGAATTtttaccaaaaaagaaaaaagaaaacagctggaaGTGATGGAGGTGGGAAGGGTCAGCCTGGTCTCACAAccagcaacttttttttttctgtttgaattttttattcttgtgtA
This is a stretch of genomic DNA from Gambusia affinis linkage group LG12, SWU_Gaff_1.0, whole genome shotgun sequence. It encodes these proteins:
- the crema gene encoding cAMP-responsive element modulator isoform X2, translated to MAVTGDETESAATGDMPAYQLRSPNSGLAQSIMMAASPSSMQSPSSQHAEEITRKREVRLMKNREAARECRRKKKEYVKCLENRVAVLENQNKTLIEELKALKDIYCHKAE